From a region of the Pseudoxanthomonas sp. X-1 genome:
- the cysS gene encoding cysteine--tRNA ligase — MPLQLFNTLTRSVQPFAPLDPASPTMYVCGPTVYNYVHIGNARGPVVFGVLAQLLRRRYGGLRYARNITDVDDKINAAAAEQGVPISAITDKFAAAYRADMAALGVVPPDIEPEATAHIPQIIAMIEQLIAGGHAYAADGHVLFSVGSFARYGQLSRRDPDELLAGARVDVAPYKRDAGDFVLWKPSSDELPGWDSPWGRGRPGWHIECSAMAAAHLGTTIDIHAGGVDLQFPHHENEVAQSECAHGGATFARFWLHNGMLNFGGAKMSKSLGNIERVHDLLQQHPPEALRYALLSAHYRQPLDWSDALIEQSVRTLDRLYGTLRDLGEVAATARIPDSIEAALDDDLNTPLALAELARIAAEARKAEGEEDKAALKAQLLGAGLALGLLQQAPSEWFSRGTSGDDDARIQALIDARAAAKQARDFARADAIRDQLASENIVLEDTPQGVRWKRG; from the coding sequence ATGCCCCTGCAGTTGTTCAACACCCTCACGCGCAGCGTGCAGCCGTTCGCGCCGCTGGACCCGGCCAGCCCGACCATGTACGTGTGCGGCCCCACCGTCTACAACTACGTGCATATCGGCAACGCGCGCGGCCCGGTGGTGTTCGGCGTGCTGGCGCAGCTGCTGCGCCGGCGCTATGGCGGCCTGCGCTACGCGCGCAACATCACCGACGTGGACGACAAGATCAACGCCGCCGCGGCCGAACAGGGCGTGCCGATCAGTGCCATCACCGACAAGTTCGCCGCGGCCTACCGCGCCGACATGGCGGCCCTGGGCGTGGTGCCGCCGGACATCGAGCCGGAGGCCACCGCGCACATCCCGCAGATCATCGCCATGATCGAGCAGCTCATCGCCGGCGGCCACGCCTATGCCGCCGACGGGCACGTGCTGTTCTCGGTCGGCTCGTTCGCCCGCTACGGCCAGCTCTCGCGCCGCGACCCGGACGAACTGCTGGCCGGCGCGCGCGTGGACGTGGCGCCGTACAAGCGCGACGCCGGCGACTTCGTGCTGTGGAAGCCCTCCAGCGACGAGCTGCCCGGCTGGGACTCGCCCTGGGGCCGCGGCCGGCCGGGCTGGCACATCGAGTGCTCGGCCATGGCCGCCGCCCACCTGGGCACCACCATCGACATCCACGCCGGCGGCGTGGACCTGCAGTTCCCGCACCACGAGAACGAGGTCGCGCAGAGCGAGTGCGCGCACGGCGGGGCGACCTTCGCGCGCTTCTGGCTGCACAACGGCATGCTCAACTTCGGCGGCGCCAAGATGAGCAAGTCGCTGGGCAACATCGAGCGCGTGCACGACCTGCTGCAGCAGCACCCGCCCGAGGCACTGCGCTACGCCCTGCTCTCGGCGCACTACCGCCAGCCGCTGGACTGGTCCGATGCGCTGATCGAGCAGTCGGTGCGCACGCTGGACCGGCTGTACGGCACGCTGCGCGATCTGGGCGAGGTCGCGGCCACCGCCCGGATTCCCGACAGCATCGAGGCGGCGCTGGACGACGACCTCAACACGCCGCTGGCGCTGGCCGAGCTGGCGCGCATCGCCGCCGAGGCGCGCAAGGCCGAAGGCGAGGAAGACAAGGCCGCGCTGAAGGCGCAGCTGCTCGGCGCCGGCCTGGCGCTGGGCCTGCTGCAGCAGGCGCCGTCCGAGTGGTTCAGCCGCGGGACCAGCGGCGATGACGATGCCCGCATCCAGGCGCTGATCGACGCGCGCGCGGCGGCCAAGCAGGCCCGCGACTTCGCCCGCGCCGATGCGATCCGCGACCAGCTGGCCAGCGAGAACATCGTGCTGGAGGACACGCCGCAGGGTGTGCGCTGGAAGCGCGGTTGA
- a CDS encoding DUF2058 family protein — MTDSLRDQLLGLGFKPAPKPERPAERKPGGKPSHGHKPQGARPGGGKGEGRPHARAGGKPGGQPNDRGAQPQGGRPGGQPQRPGKPRSREDIDLAKAYAIRAQKEKDERIEAERLKQEEARLRREARAKVDAMLVGKALNDPAAEVVRHFPYGGKIKRIHVTADQLKALNAGELGVVQQAGRYLLVEATLLAQVEAVFPQAIALKVDPDAPAEDDPYADPKYQVPDDLIW, encoded by the coding sequence ATGACCGATTCACTGCGAGACCAGCTGCTGGGCCTGGGCTTCAAGCCCGCGCCCAAGCCCGAGCGCCCGGCCGAGCGCAAGCCCGGCGGCAAGCCGTCGCACGGCCACAAGCCGCAGGGCGCGCGTCCGGGCGGCGGCAAGGGCGAGGGACGTCCGCACGCGCGCGCCGGCGGCAAGCCGGGCGGACAGCCGAACGACCGCGGCGCGCAGCCGCAGGGCGGCCGTCCCGGCGGCCAGCCGCAGCGCCCGGGCAAGCCGCGCTCGCGCGAGGACATCGACCTGGCCAAGGCCTATGCGATCCGTGCGCAGAAGGAAAAGGACGAGCGCATCGAGGCCGAACGCCTGAAGCAGGAAGAGGCCCGCCTGCGCCGCGAGGCGCGGGCCAAGGTCGACGCCATGCTCGTCGGCAAGGCGCTCAACGATCCGGCCGCCGAGGTCGTGCGCCACTTCCCCTACGGCGGCAAGATCAAGCGCATCCATGTCACCGCCGACCAACTCAAGGCGCTCAACGCCGGCGAGCTCGGCGTGGTCCAGCAGGCCGGGCGTTACCTGCTGGTCGAGGCCACGCTGCTGGCGCAGGTCGAGGCGGTCTTCCCGCAGGCCATCGCGCTCAAGGTCGATCCCGACGCGCCGGCCGAGGACGACCCCTACGCCGACCCGAAGTACCAGGTGCCGGACGACCTGATCTGGTGA
- a CDS encoding SlyX family protein produces the protein MSAPSDPLPDSLERRFVELEMRLAFQEHALAELSEALADARAEGSRNAELVRHLLADLKKVRSELYSDPGDEPPPPHY, from the coding sequence ATGTCCGCGCCGTCCGACCCCCTGCCGGACAGCCTGGAACGGCGTTTCGTCGAACTGGAGATGCGCCTGGCCTTCCAGGAGCACGCGCTGGCCGAGCTGAGCGAGGCCCTGGCCGACGCCAGGGCCGAGGGCAGCCGCAACGCCGAACTGGTCCGCCACCTGCTGGCGGACCTGAAGAAAGTCCGTTCCGAGCTGTATTCCGACCCGGGCGACGAACCGCCGCCCCCGCACTACTGA
- a CDS encoding FKBP-type peptidyl-prolyl cis-trans isomerase: MAQDKTTLETPRDKVSYAIGMDIGRSFAPIAEYIDPASLQQALQGAMKGDKPTLSEADAQATDTALRANMAAKAGQTPPGQPPGAQPPAVNKQHVGQLIGSYMVGPKLASLKDEVELPVLMQAVRTVLAKGNTLLTEDQAKQTVQAYASERQAGLSQRNRDEGAAFLSKNKDVKGVVTTPSGLQYMVLRQGSGERPTAASTVRVNYEGKLLDGTVFDSSYQRGEPATFPLANVVPGWTEGLQLMPVGSKYRFWIPASLGYGDAGAPGGGIGPNATLTFDVELLGIAK, translated from the coding sequence ATGGCGCAGGACAAGACCACGCTGGAGACCCCGCGTGACAAGGTGAGTTACGCGATCGGCATGGACATCGGCCGCTCGTTCGCGCCGATCGCCGAGTACATCGACCCGGCCTCGCTGCAGCAGGCGCTGCAGGGCGCGATGAAGGGCGACAAGCCCACCCTGAGCGAGGCCGATGCCCAGGCCACCGACACCGCCCTGCGTGCCAACATGGCCGCCAAGGCCGGCCAGACCCCGCCGGGCCAGCCGCCGGGCGCCCAGCCGCCGGCGGTGAACAAGCAGCACGTCGGCCAGCTGATCGGCAGCTACATGGTCGGCCCCAAGCTGGCCTCGCTGAAGGACGAGGTCGAGCTGCCGGTGCTCATGCAGGCGGTGCGCACCGTGCTGGCCAAGGGCAACACCCTGCTCACCGAGGACCAGGCCAAGCAGACCGTGCAGGCCTACGCCAGCGAGCGCCAGGCCGGCCTGTCCCAGCGCAATCGCGATGAGGGCGCGGCCTTCCTGAGCAAGAACAAGGACGTCAAGGGCGTGGTCACCACGCCGTCGGGCCTGCAGTACATGGTGCTGCGCCAGGGCAGTGGCGAGCGTCCGACCGCCGCCAGCACCGTGCGCGTGAACTACGAAGGCAAGCTGCTGGACGGCACCGTGTTCGACAGCTCCTACCAGCGCGGCGAGCCGGCGACCTTCCCGCTGGCCAATGTCGTGCCGGGCTGGACCGAAGGCCTGCAGCTGATGCCGGTGGGCTCCAAGTACCGCTTCTGGATCCCGGCCAGCCTGGGCTACGGCGATGCCGGCGCGCCGGGCGGCGGCATCGGCCCGAACGCGACGCTGACCTTCGACGTGGAACTGCTCGGCATCGCCAAGTAA
- a CDS encoding MFS transporter: MSVPPPAEEAEVSVREVLAQPGFIRTLAYRIGAILSYQVVSVAVGWHIYQLTGNPLALGLIGLAEVLPFVCTAPFAGYLVDHLPRRKLGMAASFGLLLTPLILLCVTRGWLPAQGVWPMYAAVCLTGMVRCFLTPVYNALFARVLQRRQYARGTSIANVFFQTGLVLGPALGGGLVAWGGTTLAYSVAAVLAAVAIGVLVPLKVEEPVATGPRAPVFSSIAEGMRFVFSNQIMLGAMALDMFSVLLGGAVSMLPAFIHDILHYGPEGLGILRACPSLGAVAAGLWIARHPIDRNAGRILMIAVAAFGLCTIAFGLSRHFWLSAAILVVYGLCDGVSMVLRGTIMQLATPDEMRGRVSSINSIFISSSNELGAFYDGVMARLLGLVPAVVLGGCVTLCVVGITALKAPRLRGLAIKDLQ, translated from the coding sequence ATGAGCGTGCCGCCGCCGGCCGAGGAAGCGGAGGTCAGCGTCCGCGAAGTGCTGGCCCAGCCGGGCTTCATCCGCACCCTCGCCTACCGCATCGGCGCCATCCTGTCCTACCAGGTCGTCTCGGTCGCGGTCGGCTGGCACATCTACCAGCTCACCGGCAATCCGCTGGCGCTGGGCCTGATCGGCCTGGCCGAGGTGTTGCCGTTCGTGTGCACCGCGCCGTTCGCCGGCTATCTGGTGGACCACCTGCCGCGGCGCAAGCTGGGCATGGCCGCCTCCTTCGGCCTGCTGCTCACCCCGCTGATCCTGCTGTGCGTCACCCGCGGCTGGCTGCCGGCCCAGGGCGTGTGGCCGATGTACGCGGCGGTGTGCCTGACCGGCATGGTCCGCTGCTTCCTGACCCCGGTGTACAACGCGCTGTTCGCGCGGGTGCTGCAACGCCGCCAGTACGCGCGCGGCACCAGCATCGCCAACGTGTTCTTCCAGACCGGACTGGTGCTCGGCCCGGCGCTGGGTGGCGGCCTGGTGGCCTGGGGCGGCACCACGCTGGCCTATTCGGTCGCCGCGGTGCTGGCGGCGGTCGCCATCGGCGTGCTGGTGCCGTTGAAGGTCGAAGAGCCGGTCGCCACCGGGCCGCGCGCGCCGGTGTTCAGCAGCATCGCCGAGGGCATGCGCTTCGTGTTCTCCAACCAGATCATGCTCGGCGCGATGGCGCTGGACATGTTCTCGGTGCTGCTGGGCGGCGCGGTCTCGATGCTGCCGGCCTTCATCCACGACATCCTGCACTACGGTCCGGAGGGTCTGGGCATCCTGCGCGCCTGCCCGTCGCTGGGCGCGGTCGCCGCCGGCCTGTGGATCGCGCGTCATCCCATCGACAGGAACGCCGGCCGCATCCTGATGATCGCGGTGGCCGCCTTCGGCCTGTGCACGATCGCCTTCGGGCTGTCGCGGCATTTCTGGCTCTCGGCCGCGATCCTGGTCGTCTATGGCCTGTGCGATGGCGTGTCGATGGTCCTGCGCGGGACGATCATGCAGCTGGCCACGCCCGATGAGATGCGCGGCCGCGTGTCGTCGATCAACAGCATCTTCATCAGCTCGTCCAACGAGCTGGGCGCGTTCTACGACGGAGTGATGGCGCGCCTGCTCGGCCTGGTGCCAGCGGTGGTGCTGGGCGGCTGCGTGACGCTGTGCGTGGTCGGCATCACCGCGCTCAAGGCCCCCAGGCTGCGGGGCCTGGCGATCAAGGACCTGCAATAG
- a CDS encoding SufE family protein, whose protein sequence is MTDTVFPLEPTAADAQAAIKEEFAFFSDWAERYQYLIDLGRKLPPFPDEWKTEEHRLLGCQSMVWIVPQGSAQRLDFQAASDSAIVSGLIYLALRVYSGRPATEILATEPGYIADIGLAKHLSPTRSNGLAALLAFIRETAKAQAA, encoded by the coding sequence ATGACAGACACCGTATTCCCGCTCGAACCCACCGCCGCCGACGCCCAGGCGGCGATCAAGGAGGAGTTCGCGTTCTTCTCCGACTGGGCCGAGCGCTATCAGTACCTGATCGACCTGGGCCGCAAGCTGCCCCCCTTCCCCGATGAATGGAAGACCGAGGAGCACCGCCTGCTCGGCTGCCAGTCGATGGTGTGGATCGTGCCGCAGGGCAGCGCGCAGCGGCTGGACTTCCAGGCGGCCAGCGATTCGGCCATCGTCTCGGGCCTGATCTATCTGGCGCTGCGCGTGTACTCGGGCCGCCCGGCCACCGAGATCCTGGCCACCGAGCCCGGCTACATCGCCGACATCGGCCTGGCCAAGCACCTCTCACCGACCCGCAGCAACGGCCTGGCCGCGCTGCTGGCCTTCATCCGCGAGACCGCCAAGGCGCAGGCGGCATGA